A stretch of Methanosphaerula palustris E1-9c DNA encodes these proteins:
- a CDS encoding YkgJ family cysteine cluster protein codes for MDKAEHGEREQYAAAIADTGFTCSRCGACCLGAGVDASLVIVAPPEIRRIIQATGLDWNQIVEPFPEPLTAADGSTYTFEWALRRSEGRCIFAESDRCTIHPYRPWICRTYPFMLDGDRLVRSECNGYGESRSVTHDDLTLADDLIARRDAEELEEIKVREIYRNAAIPAGCSVVIDGEGMKVLDG; via the coding sequence ATGGATAAGGCTGAACACGGCGAGAGGGAGCAGTATGCCGCCGCGATCGCTGATACCGGATTCACCTGCTCCCGGTGCGGAGCCTGTTGCCTGGGGGCCGGGGTGGATGCAAGTCTGGTGATCGTGGCGCCGCCTGAGATCAGAAGGATCATCCAGGCGACCGGACTCGACTGGAACCAGATCGTCGAACCGTTCCCCGAGCCGCTGACCGCCGCTGATGGGTCCACGTATACCTTTGAATGGGCGCTTCGTCGGAGCGAGGGACGATGCATCTTCGCAGAGAGCGACCGGTGCACCATCCATCCATACCGGCCCTGGATCTGCAGGACCTACCCGTTCATGCTGGACGGAGACCGATTGGTCCGGTCGGAGTGCAATGGATACGGAGAGAGCCGATCGGTGACTCATGATGATCTGACTCTGGCCGACGATCTGATCGCACGAAGAGATGCCGAAGAACTGGAAGAGATAAAGGTGAGAGAGATCTATAGAAATGCAGCAATTCCTGCGGGATGTTCCGTTGTGATCGATGGTGAAGGAATGAAGGTGCTCGATGGGTGA
- a CDS encoding GMP synthase subunit A has protein sequence MLPIFVVNNFGQFNHLIVRMLRDLDIDAKMVPNTTSPDEVQSGCRGLVLGGGPSIERTGNCAAYLDLGLPVLGVCLGLHVIATRFGGTVTPGRSGGYGAVEVEIEDHDTVLAGYPDTIEVWASHADEVSVIPNGFKRLAHSPICQAESIACPEKQIYGVQWHPEVSHSLDGRVVYQNFNQVTLDG, from the coding sequence ATGCTTCCCATCTTTGTTGTCAATAACTTTGGGCAGTTCAACCATCTGATCGTGCGGATGCTCCGCGACCTCGATATCGATGCAAAGATGGTCCCGAACACCACTTCACCCGATGAGGTGCAGAGTGGGTGCCGCGGTCTGGTCCTCGGCGGTGGTCCCTCGATCGAGCGGACCGGCAACTGCGCAGCCTACCTCGACCTGGGACTGCCGGTGCTCGGCGTCTGCCTTGGCCTGCATGTGATCGCGACCAGATTCGGTGGCACCGTCACCCCGGGCAGGAGCGGCGGGTATGGAGCGGTTGAGGTGGAGATCGAGGACCACGATACAGTCCTTGCCGGCTATCCGGACACGATCGAGGTCTGGGCCTCGCACGCCGATGAGGTCTCGGTGATCCCGAACGGCTTCAAACGGCTTGCCCACTCCCCCATCTGCCAGGCCGAGTCGATAGCATGCCCGGAAAAACAGATCTACGGGGTGCAGTGGCATCCCGAGGTCAGTCACAGTCTGGATGGCAGGGTCGTCTATCAGAACTTCAACCAGGTTACCCTTGATGGATAA
- a CDS encoding TraB/GumN family protein encodes MGEVRLIGTAHVSQESVDEVLAEIDAFTPDVIAVELDAGRYAGLKKQGEAPEVDDILKGGNFNQLLIQWVLGYIQRKIGMDVGVEPGAEMKAAIQAAEERGVQIGLIDRDIGITLQRFWGGMTIWEKCKMIYALGASLIGVDEGEIDIESLKQQDVISAALEEFRKFSPNGAKALIDERDAYLAHQIIGLSGRFERVLVVIGAGHRKGIEGYLLDPASLPPMADLTTKAKSYPWGKIIGIVMILMFAFILITIIFSGVGFNVLLWALLYWVILHGVLTAVFTLAAGGHPLSALTGFLVSGYTAVNPILAAGWFSAIVEAKIRKPTKQDLHKIFEAESFSEMRKNSLFRVVMVAALANVGSTIGTFAYFFLIFPALGIDPGVMMGQGMTNFWHWLTMLI; translated from the coding sequence ATGGGTGAGGTTCGGCTGATCGGAACAGCCCATGTATCGCAGGAGAGTGTCGACGAGGTGCTGGCTGAGATCGATGCGTTCACGCCGGACGTGATCGCGGTCGAACTCGACGCAGGCCGGTATGCCGGCCTGAAGAAGCAGGGTGAAGCGCCCGAGGTCGACGATATCCTGAAGGGGGGCAACTTCAACCAGCTGCTGATCCAGTGGGTGCTCGGGTACATCCAGCGGAAGATCGGGATGGATGTCGGGGTCGAACCCGGTGCAGAGATGAAGGCCGCTATCCAGGCCGCAGAGGAGCGCGGGGTGCAGATTGGGCTGATCGATCGGGATATCGGGATCACGCTTCAGCGGTTCTGGGGCGGCATGACCATCTGGGAGAAGTGCAAGATGATCTACGCCCTCGGCGCCTCGCTGATCGGAGTTGACGAGGGGGAGATCGATATCGAGTCGCTGAAGCAGCAGGACGTGATCTCGGCCGCACTTGAGGAGTTCAGAAAGTTTTCACCGAATGGGGCGAAGGCCCTGATCGATGAGCGGGATGCATACCTCGCTCACCAGATCATCGGCCTATCTGGACGGTTCGAGCGGGTGCTGGTCGTGATCGGGGCCGGTCACCGGAAGGGTATCGAGGGGTACCTGCTCGACCCGGCATCCCTCCCGCCGATGGCCGACCTGACCACGAAGGCGAAGTCATACCCCTGGGGGAAGATCATCGGGATCGTGATGATCCTGATGTTTGCATTTATCCTTATCACGATCATCTTCTCAGGCGTCGGGTTCAACGTGCTGCTGTGGGCACTGCTGTACTGGGTGATCCTGCACGGGGTGCTGACCGCCGTCTTCACCCTGGCCGCGGGCGGCCACCCGCTCTCAGCTCTGACCGGTTTTCTCGTCTCCGGGTATACGGCTGTCAACCCGATCCTCGCTGCCGGCTGGTTCTCTGCGATCGTCGAGGCAAAGATCAGAAAGCCGACAAAACAGGATCTTCACAAGATCTTCGAGGCAGAGTCCTTCAGCGAGATGCGGAAGAACTCGCTCTTCCGGGTGGTGATGGTCGCTGCCCTCGCAAACGTCGGGTCGACGATCGGGACCTTCGCCTACTTCTTCCTGATCTTTCCGGCACTCGGGATCGACCCGGGTGTGATGATGGGGCAGGGCATGACCAACTTCTGGCACTGGCTCACCATGCTGATCTGA
- a CDS encoding flavodoxin family protein: MNVIAFNASPRKDGNTRRLIDAALAEIEKEGIDTEVVNIGRKKVHGCIACMKCFENLDRRCIFDDDLINGCIEKMAAADGIIIASPTYFADMTPEAKALIDRAGFVGIANGNLFSRKVGAGISVARRAGAVTTVDSINHFFGISDMVTVGSTYWNVGFGLEKGDVDSDVEGIRTMQRLGQNMAWLVKKIAGQP, from the coding sequence ATGAACGTTATTGCATTCAATGCCAGTCCGCGAAAGGATGGGAACACCCGGCGGTTGATAGACGCTGCGCTCGCAGAGATCGAGAAAGAAGGGATCGATACCGAGGTGGTCAACATTGGTCGAAAGAAGGTGCATGGCTGCATCGCCTGTATGAAGTGTTTTGAGAACCTGGACCGGCGATGTATCTTTGACGACGATCTGATCAATGGATGTATCGAGAAGATGGCAGCGGCCGATGGGATCATCATCGCCTCGCCGACGTACTTCGCCGACATGACCCCTGAAGCCAAGGCGCTGATCGATCGGGCCGGTTTTGTTGGAATAGCCAACGGCAACCTCTTCTCGCGAAAGGTGGGGGCCGGCATCAGTGTGGCACGGAGGGCTGGAGCGGTGACCACCGTCGACTCGATCAACCATTTCTTTGGGATCAGCGACATGGTCACCGTCGGGTCCACCTACTGGAACGTCGGTTTCGGGCTGGAGAAGGGTGACGTGGATAGCGATGTCGAAGGGATCCGGACGATGCAGCGGCTCGGTCAAAACATGGCATGGCTGGTGAAGAAGATCGCCGGCCAGCCCTGA
- a CDS encoding MBL fold metallo-hydrolase codes for MQISPSIHALRLPFRVPVAPGMVLDRFVYCYLVYGETITLIDTGVAGCETQIFETIQSVDRDPSDIASIILTHSHPDHIGGARAIQHATGCSIMAHPAERAWIEDVDLQNHERPVPGFASLVGGSVQIDRELVDGNRIELDETREMKIEVLHTPGHSPGSISLFVQSEGVLFSGDAIPVAGDLPVYDDALASVQSLQRLRGVAGIRVLLSAWDEPRKGGETYEQMDRAVDYLQTIHETVRAGSSKDTIDVMELTRRTAVSLGLPQQAVNPLLARTFAANLRVRDQKSLLDDSQK; via the coding sequence ATGCAGATCTCACCCTCTATCCATGCACTTAGACTTCCGTTCAGAGTCCCCGTGGCTCCCGGCATGGTACTCGACCGGTTCGTATACTGTTACCTCGTCTACGGCGAGACAATCACCCTCATCGACACCGGGGTTGCCGGATGCGAGACGCAGATCTTCGAGACCATCCAGTCCGTCGATCGCGACCCCTCTGATATTGCATCGATCATCCTGACCCATTCGCATCCCGATCACATCGGGGGAGCCCGGGCAATCCAGCATGCAACCGGCTGCAGTATCATGGCGCACCCTGCTGAACGGGCATGGATCGAGGACGTGGATCTTCAGAACCACGAACGGCCGGTGCCGGGGTTTGCCTCACTGGTCGGTGGGTCGGTGCAGATCGATCGTGAACTCGTGGACGGGAATCGTATCGAACTCGATGAAACCCGGGAGATGAAGATAGAGGTGCTCCATACGCCAGGCCACTCGCCAGGGTCCATCTCACTCTTCGTACAGAGTGAAGGTGTGCTCTTCTCCGGTGATGCGATACCGGTGGCTGGAGATCTGCCGGTCTATGATGATGCTCTTGCATCCGTGCAGTCCCTACAACGGCTCCGGGGGGTTGCCGGCATCCGGGTTCTTCTCTCGGCATGGGATGAACCGAGGAAAGGCGGGGAGACATATGAGCAGATGGACCGGGCGGTTGACTATCTCCAGACGATCCATGAAACCGTACGTGCAGGGAGCAGTAAAGATACCATTGACGTGATGGAACTCACCAGGAGAACTGCCGTGTCTCTTGGCCTGCCTCAGCAGGCGGTAAATCCGCTGCTCGCCCGCACCTTCGCAGCAAACCTGCGGGTGCGGGACCAAAAAAGCCTGTTGGACGATTCTCAAAAATAA